A stretch of the Medicago truncatula cultivar Jemalong A17 chromosome 5, MtrunA17r5.0-ANR, whole genome shotgun sequence genome encodes the following:
- the LOC11408226 gene encoding protein SRG1 has product MSNLGTSLLVPYVQELAKQPNIEVPEQYLQPNQDPINVSNTSSLQQVPVIDLNKLLSEDATELENLDQACKEWGFFQLINHGVDHLLVENVKIGVQEFLSLPVEEKKKLRQTPEDMQGFGQLFVVSENQKLEWADLFYTTTLPSYARNTRLFPNIPQPFRDNLETYCLELQNVCITIIKHMAKALKVEPNEILELFEDGGQQMRMNYYPPCPQPENVIGLNPHSDAGALTILLQANDIEGLQIRKDGQWISVKPLTDAFVINVGDILEIITNGIYRSIEHRATVNSEKERISVAAFHRPQISKVIGPTPTLVTPERPALFKKLTVEDYYKAFFSRKLQGKSCLDIMRIQNENDM; this is encoded by the exons ATGTCTAACTTAGGAACCTCATTATTGGTTCCTTATGTCCAAGAGCTCGCAAAGCAGCCCAACATAGAAGTTCCAGAACAATATCTTCAACCAAATCAAGACCCTATTAATGTATCAAATACATCTTCCTTACAACAAGTTCCAGTCATTGACCTAAATAAATTGTTATCAGAAGATGCAACTGAGCTAGAAAACCTTGATCAAGCATGTAAAGAATGGGGATTCTTCCAG TTGATTAATCACGGAGTCGATCATTTATTGGTGGAAAATGTGAAGATAGGGGTTCAAGAGTTCTTAAGTCTTCCGgtggaagagaagaagaaattaCGGCAAACTCCAGAAGATATGCAGGGGTTTGGTCAATTGTTTGTTGTATCCGAGAATCAAAAGTTAGAATGGGCGGATTTATTCTACACTACAACTCTTCCTTCTTACGCAAGGAATACGCGCTTATTTCCGAATATTCCTCAACCATTcag AGATAATTTAGAGACCTATTGTTTAGAATTGCAAAATGTTTGCATCACAATCATAAAACATATGGCAAAAGCTCTTAAAGTTGAACCAAATGAAATACTCGAGTTATTTGAAGACGGAGGTCAACAAATGAGGATGAATTACTATCCTCCTTGTCCCCAACCAGAAAATGTCATTGGACTCAATCCTCATTCTGATGCGGGTGCCTTAACCATCCTTCTACAAGCCAATGACATCGAAGGTCTCCAAATACGAAAAGATGGACAGTGGATTTCTGTTAAACCACTCACCGATGCTTTTGTCATAAACGTTGGAGACATTTTGGAG ATAATCACCAACGGAATTTATCGGAGTATCGAACATCGAGCAACAGTTAACTCGGAGAAAGAGAGGATTTCCGTAGCAGCATTTCACAGACCTCAAATAAGCAAAGTTATAGGTCCAACACCAACACTTGTTACTCCTGAAAGGCCTGCAttattcaaaaaacttactgtGGAAGATTACTACAAAGCATTCTTTTCACGTAAGCTACAAGGAAAGTCATGCCTTGATATTATGAGAATCCAAAATGAGAATGATATGTGA
- the LOC11418968 gene encoding protein SRG1: MALEASSIIVPSVQELIKQPITEIPERYFHSNQDTIVVTNTTSLPHVPIIDLHKLLSDDSAELEKLDQTCKEWGFFQLINHGVNTSLVENMKIGVEQFFNLPMEEKKKKFWQTPNDIQGFGQLFVVSEEQKLEWADMFYINTLPLDSRHQHLIPSIPTPFRDHLENYCLVVKKLAITIIGRMEKALKIKSNELVELFDDINQGMRMNYYPPCPQPENVIGLNPHSDMGMLTILLQANDIEGLQIRKDGQWIPVQPLPNAFVVNLGDMLEIFTNGIYRSIEHRGIVNSKKERISIATFHRLNMSRVIGPTPNLITAERSALFNPIRVADYIKGYLSRQLEGKSYLDVVRIQKEMDK; encoded by the exons ATGGCTCTGGAGGCATCCTCTATCATTGTTCCTTCTGTTCAAGAGTTAATAAAACAACCAATTACTGAGATTCCAGAACGATATTTCCATTCAAATCAGGACACTATTGTTGTAACTAACACAACTTCTTTACCACATGTTCCTATTATTGACCTGCATAAATTGTTGTCTGATGATTCAGCTGAGCTAGAAAAGCTCGACCAAACATGCAAAGAATGGGGTTTCTTCcag CTGATTAACCATGGAGTCAACACTTCACTGgttgaaaatatgaagattggtgTTGAACAATTCTTCAACCTTCCAatggaagagaagaagaagaaattttggcaaacaCCAAATGATATACAAGGATTTGGTCAGTTGTTTGTTGTATCTGAGGAACAAAAGCTAGAATGGGCAGACATGTTCTACATTAACACTTTACCATTGGACTCAAGGCATCAACATCTAATTCCTAGTATTCCCACACCATTCAG AGATCATCTAGAAAATTATTGCTTAGTGGTGAAAAAGCTGGCTATCACAATAATTGGTCGTATGGAGAAAGCTTTGAAGATCAAAAGCAATGAACTAGTTGAGTTATTTGATGATATAAATCAAGGAATGAGGATGAATTACTACCCTCCATGTCCCCAACCAGAGAATGTCATTGGACTAAATCCTCATTCTGATATGGGTATGCTAACCATCCTTCTTCAAGCTAATGATATTGAAGGCCTTCAAATAAGAAAAGATGGACAATGGATTCCTGTTCAACCCCTCCCTAATGCTTTCGTCGTCAACCTTGGAGACATGTTGGAG ATATTTACGAATGGAATTTACCGAAGCATTGAGCATCGAGGAATAGTGAATTCAAAGAAGGAGAGGATATCCATTGCTACATTTCATAGGCTTAATATGAGCAGAGTTATAGGTCCAACACCAAACCTCATTACTGCTGAAAGATCTGCTTTGTTCAATCCAATTAGGGTGGCTGATTACATCAAGGGATACCTTTCACGCCAGCTAGAAGGGAAATCATACTTGGATGTTGTAAGGATTCAAAAGGAGATGgataaataa